The stretch of DNA GTACGCACGCGGAGTTGGCACGAGGCCAAGAGACTCATACCGAGAAAGAGGAGGAAGACAAAGGGGAGACGAATTCTTTTCATAGTTTGTCTGAAAGAACAGGATGAGAGATGAAACGACCATCGGAAATCCATCCCACAAAACCACCTGTAGGCGTAAAAACAGGCGACCCGCCGGGGAAGAGCACTTCACCGGAAGGGCAAATACTGTCACGGCGAAAGTGAACGGGAATGACAACGGCCTGTACGGGAGCCTTTTTGGCGGAACTTGCGAGGGGATGAGAGGGGAGGAAAAGTAGTCCGGGATAAGAGGCCACGAGCTTTTCGCCCTTGGTGGCGACCGCCCATGGCAGCGGCGAGAGCGGTTGAACGCCAGGAGGAGTCTGCTCGTCGGCAGTTTGCAACAGCACCCATCCCTGTTGTGTATCTGTCGCTCTCGGTTTCATGACAAAGTTCCCGCCAGCCGTCATCACCTTATATATATAGTGCACACGGTGTACAGGAGGAACGTCGGGCGAGAAACGACGCAGCTGTAGAAGTAGAGCCGCCGTGCGGGCAACAGATCCTCGCTGCTGAAGAGCTCGCTCGGCGATGTCCGTGTAGCCCTCGTCCTGCACGCTGTGCACCCGCAGATATTCTTCCATTTCGGTCAACTGCTTCTTCATCCGGCGATGTTCGGCCTCTAAATTCTGTATCGTCCGCAGTCGCACCTGTCGCCATCCTTTGCCCGAAAGTGTATCATGCCAACTGCCCGAGGGAGCCTCCGTCAGCAATGTGCCATGGCAAGAGGGAATGAGAGGATAGCGGTTCACCCACCAACCCACCTTTCGGTGCGGGCGCATCAATGTGGAATCGGGCGCAAGAGCAGGCAAGACGAGAGAGGAATCCGGGCCAATGCCAGCGAAGAACACCTGCTGTCCACTCGTCGGCGTGAGCGTTTCGTAGCGAATGCACTCCACAAGGGCCACGCTCCGCTCCATTTCCTCGCGCGAATAAAAGAAATGCCACCAGCCATACATCGCCGCAGCTGCAAGCAGTAGGCAGACTGCCGCGACCCATCTCACACCCTTTCCTCTCCAGTTTCTTTTCTGTTTCATTTTCGAATAGCTTGTTCGCAGTCATCCTCTTCCGGTCTCTCTTCTGTGAATGGAAATCCGGCAGAAGTACGTTTTGTCTTGGGGTGCAAAGGTAAGGCAAATCATCCGGATGCGGCAGGTTTCCTCCGACTAATTTGTAGGTCCTCAACCCGCTCTGATAGAAAGGTCTACGGCTGTGCCGCATGCCAGTTTCCATCCCTTTTCCTTGGCTTTCTTGCATAAAAGCCGTACTTTTGCAGCGAATTTTTTAGCAAAGAAATATGTCATACAATTTATTGAAAGGCAAGCGCGGCGTGATCTTTGGTGCGCTGAACGACTTGTCCATCGCATGGAAAGTGGCTGAACGTTGCGCCGAAGAAGGGGCTAACATCGTGCTGAGCAACACCGAAATGGCTCTGCGCATGGGTGAACTTGATGCGCTATCCAAGAAAATCAACGCACCGATTGTTGCTGCCGACGCCACTAACTACGACGATTTGGAGAACGTTTTCGTTAAAGCGCAAGAGCTTTTGGGCGGAAAGATCGACTTCGTGCTCCACTCCATCGGTATGAGTCCTAACGTTCGCAAACGTCGAACCTATGATGATCTCGACTACAACTGGCTCAACAAGACGCTCGACATCTCTGCCATCTCGTTCCATAAGATGCTTCAGGCTGCCAAGAAGGTAGATGCCATTGCCGAATATGGTTCGGTAGTAGCCCTCACCTATATCGCTTCGCATCGCACTTTCTTCGGTTACAACGACATGGCCGATGCAAAGAGTCTGTTGGAGAGCATCGCCCGCAGCTTCGGTTACATCTATGGACGCGAGAAAAATGTGCGAATCAACACCATTTCGCAGTCGCCCACACCCACAACAGCAGGAAAAGGCATCAAGGATATCGACAATATGATGGATTTCTCCGATAAGATGTCGCCTTTGGGAAATGCTTCTGCCTTGGAGTGTGCCGACTATTGCGTGACGCTTTTCAGCGATCTCACTCGTAAAGTAACCATGCAGACGCTCTTCCATGATGGCGGTTTCTCGAACATGGGCATGAGTTTGCGTGCCATGAACCAGTATAGCAAAGACCTCGCACCCTACGAAGACGAAAACGGAAAGGTGATTTACGGATAAAAAGACTGATCCCTGCCCCTCTTTTAGGAGAGATATGAAAAAGCAGGTGTCGAGAAATGCATTTCTGGGCACCTGCTTTTTTCGTGCACTCCTCTGTGTTATTGTGTATGTCGCACCGAACTGTTATTCAGCAATTGCTTTACCTTTGCCACGATTTGCTCGTCTAAGAGTTCGTTGTCGTGCAAAAGTTGCTCAACGTTATAGCGGTCGTAGAGAGCCTTTTTGATGCCCAGGCAGAGCACCTTCATATCTGTGGGCCCGTAGAAGCGGGCGATGCGTTCGCCGAACCCTCCATCGATGCAGCCGTCTTCCAGTGTCACCACCAACCGATGCTCGGCTTTGAGACGCTCGAGCAGAGCCTCGTCGACGCCTGTCAGATAGCGTGGATTGATCAGTGTGGCCTCAATGCCCTCGTCGGCCAAAGCCTTTGTCACCGTCTCTCCTTTCTGAAAGAAGTTGCCCACGGCAATGATCGCCACCTCCGAGCCCCATCTTTGCACCTTGAAACGGTTGAGTTGCGAATAGTCTTCCTCGTAAGTCTCGTTGCTATGCACGGTCTCTCCCGCCGGAACACGGATGGCAACGGCATACTGTTCCTGCCGGATGGCCCATCGTTCCATGGCGATGAGCTCTTCGAAAGTGGTGGGAGCCAGATAGACGAGGTTAGGGATATGACTGAACATGGGGATATCGAAGAAGCAGATATGCGTGAAGTCGTTCATCCCGAAGACCGATGCACCCAGCACGTTGATGACCGCCGGATTACCGTTCACGCAGAGGTCTTGAGCCAGTTGGTCGTAGGTGCGCTGCAAAAAGGTGGCAAACGTGCTGAACACCGGTCGTGCTCCGCGTTTCGCCATGCCCGAGGCCAGTGCCACAGCTTCCTCTTCAGCAATGCCCACATCGATGTATTGGCGGCCCATCTGCCGACGTTGTTCGGGTCCGAAGCCCAATGCCATGGGTACGCCCGCCGAGATAGCCACGAGTGTCGGGTCGGTTTTCATCTCCTCCATGAGGAAGTTTCCCAGCAGGAAAGGCGTGTATTCGCCTCCGCCCTTTTCTTTTGTCTGTCCCGTGGCCAGGTCGAACGGTGCGCAGTAGTGCCAGTGTTCCTTGTCGTTCACGGCCGGTTCGTAGCCGTGTCCCTTCTCCGTCTGGATGTGCACCACGGTGGGGCGCGGCGTGTCTTTTACCTGGCGGAACAGCTCCACCAGAGCCTTCACGTCGTTGCCCTGTTCAAGATAGTGGTAATCGAAACCGAAAGCGCGAAAGAGATTCAGTTCCGCTTGTCCTCGGGTGTTACGCAACAGTTTGAGATTCGCATAGATGCCGCCGTGGTTTTCGGCAATACTCATCTCGTTATCGTTCACGACGACGATGATGTTCGTACCGATTTCGGCCGCCGTATCCAAGCCTTCGAAAGCCTCGCCGCCGCTCAAACTCCCGTCGCCGATAAAGGCAATGACATTCTCCTTTCCGCCCAAGACGTCGCGTCCTTTCTGCAAACCTGTGGCCAGGGCAATGGAAGTAGAGGTGTGCCCCACCTCGAAATTGTCGTAAACGGGCGACTCCAGAGGCGAACTATAGCCTGAAATGGCATCCAGAGCCTCGTCGTCGAGAAATCCCTTGGCGCGTCCTGTGAGCACCTTGTGTGGGTAACTCTGGTGCGAAACATCGAAAACGAGCTTATCTTCGGGCGTATCGAACACATAGTGCAGGGCCACAATGGCCTCTGTCGCACCGAGATTCGGCCCCACATGTCCGCCATGATGACTCACGCGATGCAACACTGCGGCCCGTACTTCTTCAGCCACTCCCTTTAATTCTTCTACATTCAGTGCCCGCAAATCTTTGGGCGAATCGATTTTTTCAAGATACATCTTTCTGCCTTTCTTTATTATATATCATGTGTCAATCCTGACGTTGCCACAAAGGTACGCCGTAAATAGCGAACAAAACCTCTCACCGCAGCCGTTTTTATACATTTTTATAGGGCGGCATTCATTTTGAAGAACGTTATTCTGACAGCGTAAGCACGCTTCGTTTGTCGACCTTATTCTACCAACCGACCTACTCTTACAAGTTGTTGGTTAACGCCAACTCACGTGCTCTTCCTCTGCCCGCTCCTTCCTCTTTCCCTCCTTCCTAATCCATCTCTTAGCTTTTAGGGTGTAAAAGCTAAGAGATGGACTTGCATTTTCTTAGCTTTTGCACGTCATTTTCTTAGCTTTTGCCATCCCGTGTCTTAACGTCTTTATACTCAACGCCTTCCGTAGGCAGAGAGAAAGGAGGGAGAGGGCTACGGCCAACTTTCCCCTTTTTGCAGGAAAAGATTGTGAATTTTATCGTAACTTTGCATAGAAATTCTTGTATTCAAGGGGCCACGGTCTTGTTTTTCACAAGAGAGAAAAGAGCCGCCTCTTCCTACTGACAATCGAAGGAGATTTCCATTGATAATGAAGAGTTGTATCATCATAGGCAGCGGACTGGGCGGACTGTCGTGCGGTGTGATCCTCGCACGCAACGGTTACCGAGTGACGGTGCTTGAACAAGGCACACAGGCGGGCGGATGTCTTCAATGTTTCCACCGCGGCGGGGCGAAGTTCGAAACGGGAATGCACTTCATCGGTAGTGCCGATGAGGGGCAGACGTTATACCGTCTCATGCGTTATCTCGGTCTGGGAGACATCCCTCTCACCCGGCTCGATAAGAGTGGATACGACCATATTTGGCTGGGCGGACACGAATTCAAACTGGCCAACGGGCGAGAGGCCTTTGTCGAGACCCTCGCCGCCCACTTTCCCAAGGAGAAAGACGGCCTGTACCGTTACTTTTCGCTGGTAGAACAGGTGGCTAACGCCTCTTCGCTCCACTCGCTGCGCCATGCCGAGAACGATGCTGTGCTGAACACCGAGTTTCAGATACGCAGCATAGACGAGGTGATCGACAGTGTGATTGCCGACCCGATGCTACGCCGCGTGCTCGTGGGCAACCTTCCTTTATATGCCGCCGAGCGAGGGAAAACACCTTTTTCTACCCATGCTTTCATCACCGATTTCTACAATCGCAGTGCATTTCGCATTGCCGGGGGCAGCGATGTCATCACACGTTCGTTGGTAAAGACCATCGAGGGTCTGGGCGGAGCTGTGCTCACGCGTCGCAAGGCGGTGCAGGTGGTGTGCGATGAGAGTCGTGCTACGGGCGTGATCACAGCCGATGGAGAATGCCATCCGGCCGACCTTGTGATCTCGGCGGTGCATCCCAATCGCCTGCTCGAGATGCTCAAGGGCAACCATCTCTTACGCCCGGCCTACTGCCGACGTCTCTTGGCCGTGCCGAACACTGTGGGTGGTTTTGCCGTCTACATGAAGTTCAAACCCGAAAGCATGCCCTACAGCAATCACAACTTCTACGGTTATGCTTCTGACACGCCTTGGGGGTGCGAGCATTACAGAGAAGAGGAGTGGCCCAAGGGCTATCTTTACATGCACATGTGCCCCGAAAAAGCTGCGGGAGAAGGGCGTGACGACGTGCCGAAGTGGGCCCAGTGCGGCGAATTGCTCAGTTATATGCAGTTTGAAGACGTGGCACGTTGGTCGGGAACGGCTATCGGTCGCCGCGGAGCCGACTACGAAGCGTTCAAGCAAGACCGGGCCGAACGGCTCATCTCCTTAGCCGAACGGCAGCATCCGGGCCTGCGTAGCTGTATTGAAAACTACTGGACGTCTACCCCGCTAACCTATTTCGACTACACCGGAACCGAGCGCGGGGGGATGTATGGCGTAGCAAAAGACATCACAAAAGGGGCTGCCTGCCACGTGCAATACAAAACTCGCATTCCCAATCTCCTGCTCACGGGGCAGAATATCAACTCGCACGGTATGCTGGGAGTGCTGGTTGGATCGGTGGTTACGTGCAGCGAACTGCTCACTTCCGAAGAGATTTACCGACAAATCAGGGAAAACGAGGGAGAGAAAGCATAACATGAAAGAAGAGATACTCATCATCGGAGGCGGCTTAGGCGGACTCATGACCGGAGCATTGCTCGCCAAAGAGGGCTTCGTCGTTACCGTTTTGGAGAAGAACGGCACTGTCGGCGGTGGTCTGCAAACCTTCCATCGTCACGGCATTGCCTTCGAAACGGGCATGCATATCTTAGGCGGCTTTCGCCCGGGAGGCAGTCTTCGCCGCATCTGTACTTATTTAGGCGTGATGGATAGCTTGCAGTTGCGCCCCGTAGATGCCGACTGTATGGATCAAATCACCTATGCCTCGGATGGTGCAACCTATCGAATCGCCGCCGGGCGAGAAGGCTTCGTCGAGAGTTTGGCTGCCTATTTCCCCACAGAAAAAGAGAATCTGCGCCGATATGTCGACCGGATGTATGCCCTTACCCAAGAACTCGACCTCTTTTATCTGCGTTCTTCAGAGGAATCCTTCCATCCATACAGCGACGAATTCACCATGCCGGCCGATCGCTTCATCGCTCGTTACATCGCCCACCCTAAGCTACGCGACATCCTGGCTTATATGAATCCGATGTATGGAGGCGTTGCCGGACATACGCCGGCTTACGTTCACGCGCTCATCAATGTGCTTTATATCAACGGAACCGACCGTTTTGTAGGCGGTTCGCAGCAATTGGCCACCGCTCTTTGCCGGGTCATCGAGAGCGAAGGCGGACAGGTGATACCCCTGGCACAGGCCGAACGCATCGAGACGACCGACCGAATGGTGAGTTGTGTGCACACAAAGGACGGGCGAAAGTTCTCTGCCCGTTATTACATCTCTGCCGTTCACCCCGACGAGATGTTGCGCATTGCCGACACATCGGCCTTTCCCAAGGCTTACGCAAACCGTCTTCGGTCGATCCCCAGCACCTATTCCACCTTCAGTCTGTTCGTCGAACTGCATCCCAAAGCCTTTCCTTACATCAACCACACCTGTTATTATCAGCAGGATTACGACAAGATTTGGAACCTGGCTCACTATGATGAGCAGACCTTTCCTTATGGATTCATGTACATGACGCCGCCAACGCCCCAGCAAACGCCATGGGCCAGTCATCTTATCGTGAACTGCCTGATGCCCTTCGAGGCCGTTTCGCCGTGGGAAGACAGTTATATCGGGCGGCGCGACGACAGTTATCGGGCCTGGAAAAAGCGGCAAGAGGAACGCATCATCGACCGGATGGAAGAGCTGCACCCCCACTTTCGGCAGGCCGTCAAGCAGGTTTGGTCGGGCAGTCCGCTCACCATTCGCGACTATTATCATACCACTCGCGGAGCCATCTACGGCTATTCCAAAGACTGCAACAATCTTTTGCTCTCGCAGGTGCCCGTTGTCACCAAGGTGCGCAACCTTTTTCTCACCGGTCAGTGCGTGGGTTTGCACGGCATTTGCGGCGTTCCGCTTTCGGCCATTACCACCGCCGAGGCCATTGTAGGGCGCAATGTCATCATCAGAAAGCTATAAACGGATGAAACGAAACTTACTCCTGCTGTTGCTCTTGACCGCCCTCCATGCCACAGCCCAGATACAAATATGGAAGGGAACATGCGAAAAAGCTCCGCAAGTGACCCTCACCCCCTATCTGCCCGAGGGCAAAACTGTGAGCCGAACGGCCGTCATTGTATGTCCGGGCGGCAGCTATCACTGGCTCGACATGCAGACCGAAGGCATCGAAGTGGCCCAATGGCTCAACCGAAACGGCATCGCCGCCTTCGTGCTTCGCTATCGTGTGGCGGGCGTTTGGGCCTATATCTCCCACTATCGCCTGCTGTTCAGAGGGCACAGACAGCCCGATATGCTGCGCGATGTGCAACGTTCCATCCAATTGGTGCGCCAGAACGCTGCCCAATGGGGCATCGATGCTGAAAAGATAGGTGTGATGGGCTTCTCTGCCGGCGGACATTTGGCGATGGCATCGGCCGTGTTCAGCGGCACCAACTTCCTCGCTCCGCTGGGCATCAGACCGCAAGTGACGCTTCGTCCCAACTTCGTTGTGCCTCTCTACCCTGTGGTGACGCTTGCCGACAAGCGTTGGGTGCACAAGCGTTCGCGAAAGGGCATCCTGGGCGAATGGGGCAAATACAACCGCCGAATGCGCGATTCGCTCTCACTCGAACGGCATATCCCGGCAGGATGTCCGCCCGTTTTCCTGGTCAACTGCCAAGACGACCCCATCGTTAAATACGGAAATAGTCTGCTGCTCGACTCTGCTCTCACTGCCAAAGGCATCACCCACCGGTATCTTCTCTACAAAACCGGCGGCCACGGCTTCGGAGCCAGCGACACAAAAGGCACGCCCGAGTGTCGGCAATGGCGGCAAGCGTTTCTCGATTGGCTCAAAGAAACGGGCTTTTAGCTGAGCCGGAAGAGTTGGTTATCAGAGCCTCCGCGTCCGAAGGGCAGGGCTTTGTGCCGGGCTTTTTTATTCGTTTTGGGTCGAGTTGATAACTCGTTGAGCAACAATCGTTTATCGATCGCATGGCAAAAGCTAAGCTTTTGTACGCCGAAAGCTAAGAAAACGATGCCCAAAAGCTAAGAAAACGCAAGGCAAAAGCTAAGCTTTTAGAAATCGATGCCTTCAGGGCCTGAAAATAGAAACAAAAAAAGCAATCATCTCACGTAAAGAAAACATCGATGATGAACAACGATATAGAATTTCAATCGCCCCTGGAAATCAAACGTTTCCAGGAAGAGCTGCTGCAAAAACAGCTGCGTTATCTGCAAGAACACTCGCGCTACTATCGCCGGATGTTCGAAGAGCAGAGCATCGACATCGGTAGAATCAGCTGTATCGAACACCTGGCCGCCCTTCCTTTTACAGAAAAGAAAGACTTACAGCTCTTTAACGACGACTTTCTTTGTGTGCCCAAGCACCGCATCATCGACTATATCACCACCTCGGGAACGCTGGGAGATCCCGTGACCTTTGGCTGCACAGATGCCGACCTGGAACGTTTGGCTTTCAATGAGGCCAAGTCGTTTGCCTGTGCAGGTCTCACTCCAGACAGCATCGTGCAACTGATGACCACCCTCGACAAGCGGTTTATGGCCGGCATGGCCTACTTTCTGGGGCTCCGCCGCTTAGGTGCCGGCGTGATCAGGGTGGGCAATGGCATCCCCGAACTGCAATGGGACACGATCCGTCGCATGCGTCCCGATACGCTGATGTGTGTCCCCTCGTTCATCCTTCGCCTCATCGAGTATGCCGAAGAGCATGACATCGACTACCGCCACTCGTCGGTTCGCCGCATCATCGGTATCGGCGAGGGGCTCCGACGGCAAGATTTCTCACTCAATCTTCTGGGGCAGCGCATCCGGGAAAAATGGCCTGAGGTGCAGCTTTTTGCCACTTACTCGAGCACAGAGATGGGAGCCACCTTCTCAGAATGCGGCTTCGGACAGGGCGGACATGTACATCCGGAGCTGATTATCGTGGAAATCATCGGCGAAGACAATCTTCCCGTATCGCCGGGACAGGCCGGAGAGGTGGTCGTCACTACCCTCGGGGTGGAGGCAATGCCGCTGTTGCGATTCCGAACAGGCGACATCGCCGCCATGCGCACCGAGCAATGCCCGTGCGGACGATGGGCCTATAGGCTCACTCCGCTCGTGGGACGCAAGAATAACATGATTAAACTGAAGGGTACAACGCTCTATCCGCCGGCCATTAACGATGTGCTCGACAACACGCCTTACGTGGAATGCTACGTGGTAGTGGTGCGTTCGTCGGTCGCCGGCACGGATGAGGTGATTGTAAAAGTGGCCCTTAAAACGCCCTGTGCGGACGAAAAGAGCCGAGAAGAACTCATCAAGACGCTGAAAGACAGCTTCCGCTCGCGCATCCGCGTGGCTCCCATCGTGGAATTGCTGCCCGTAGAGGAGGTGAGACGTATCAATTTCCCGGCCAAAAGTAGAAAACCGGTGAAGTTTATCGACGAAAGAAACAATGCCGAAATGCAATGATTGCCTTATGAACGACCTGTTGACAGAGACCGAATTCGACGACATCCGCCCTTATCGGGATGCCGAAGTGGCGGAAGCTATGCAGCGAATAGCCGATAGTAGATGGCTCCCACAGTTGGCTGCGTTCGTCTTTCCCGACTTGAACGTAGAAGAGGTGGCCCGTCTATTGCGACAAATCGACACCACCAGGGCCTTCCAACGCCGGGTGATGTATCACTTCAACGAGCAGGTGATGAGGCGCAGCATCGAGCATTTCAGCTGCAACGGTCTGCAACGACTCGACCCCTTGCATCCCTATCTCTTTGTGAGCAACCACCGAGACATCGTTCTCGATGCCTCGCTTCTTCAGAATGCATTGGTGGATCATGGCTTCGAGACAAGTGAAATTACCTTCGGGGCCAATCTCATGTGCGATCCTTTGGTGATCGATATTGGTCGGAGCAACAAGATGTTTCGGGTGGAACGCGGTGGAGATGCTCGTGAATTTTATCGCAGTTCGCTACATCTCTCGCGCTATATCCGACATGTCATCACTCAAAAGCGAGCGTCTGTGTGGATCGCACAACGTAATGGACGCACGAAAGACGGCATCGACCAAACCGAACAGGGGCTCATCAAGATGTTTATGCAGTCTGCCGATGACGAGAAAGTGGCTTCCCTGGCGGCGTTGAACATTGTTCCGGTGGCCGTGAGCTATGAGTGGGAACCGTGCGATCTGCTGAAAGCCGCCGAGATGGCTCGCT from Prevotella sp. oral taxon 475 encodes:
- a CDS encoding phenylacetate--CoA ligase family protein is translated as MNNDIEFQSPLEIKRFQEELLQKQLRYLQEHSRYYRRMFEEQSIDIGRISCIEHLAALPFTEKKDLQLFNDDFLCVPKHRIIDYITTSGTLGDPVTFGCTDADLERLAFNEAKSFACAGLTPDSIVQLMTTLDKRFMAGMAYFLGLRRLGAGVIRVGNGIPELQWDTIRRMRPDTLMCVPSFILRLIEYAEEHDIDYRHSSVRRIIGIGEGLRRQDFSLNLLGQRIREKWPEVQLFATYSSTEMGATFSECGFGQGGHVHPELIIVEIIGEDNLPVSPGQAGEVVVTTLGVEAMPLLRFRTGDIAAMRTEQCPCGRWAYRLTPLVGRKNNMIKLKGTTLYPPAINDVLDNTPYVECYVVVVRSSVAGTDEVIVKVALKTPCADEKSREELIKTLKDSFRSRIRVAPIVELLPVEEVRRINFPAKSRKPVKFIDERNNAEMQ
- a CDS encoding NAD(P)/FAD-dependent oxidoreductase, yielding MKSCIIIGSGLGGLSCGVILARNGYRVTVLEQGTQAGGCLQCFHRGGAKFETGMHFIGSADEGQTLYRLMRYLGLGDIPLTRLDKSGYDHIWLGGHEFKLANGREAFVETLAAHFPKEKDGLYRYFSLVEQVANASSLHSLRHAENDAVLNTEFQIRSIDEVIDSVIADPMLRRVLVGNLPLYAAERGKTPFSTHAFITDFYNRSAFRIAGGSDVITRSLVKTIEGLGGAVLTRRKAVQVVCDESRATGVITADGECHPADLVISAVHPNRLLEMLKGNHLLRPAYCRRLLAVPNTVGGFAVYMKFKPESMPYSNHNFYGYASDTPWGCEHYREEEWPKGYLYMHMCPEKAAGEGRDDVPKWAQCGELLSYMQFEDVARWSGTAIGRRGADYEAFKQDRAERLISLAERQHPGLRSCIENYWTSTPLTYFDYTGTERGGMYGVAKDITKGAACHVQYKTRIPNLLLTGQNINSHGMLGVLVGSVVTCSELLTSEEIYRQIRENEGEKA
- a CDS encoding NAD(P)/FAD-dependent oxidoreductase — protein: MKEEILIIGGGLGGLMTGALLAKEGFVVTVLEKNGTVGGGLQTFHRHGIAFETGMHILGGFRPGGSLRRICTYLGVMDSLQLRPVDADCMDQITYASDGATYRIAAGREGFVESLAAYFPTEKENLRRYVDRMYALTQELDLFYLRSSEESFHPYSDEFTMPADRFIARYIAHPKLRDILAYMNPMYGGVAGHTPAYVHALINVLYINGTDRFVGGSQQLATALCRVIESEGGQVIPLAQAERIETTDRMVSCVHTKDGRKFSARYYISAVHPDEMLRIADTSAFPKAYANRLRSIPSTYSTFSLFVELHPKAFPYINHTCYYQQDYDKIWNLAHYDEQTFPYGFMYMTPPTPQQTPWASHLIVNCLMPFEAVSPWEDSYIGRRDDSYRAWKKRQEERIIDRMEELHPHFRQAVKQVWSGSPLTIRDYYHTTRGAIYGYSKDCNNLLLSQVPVVTKVRNLFLTGQCVGLHGICGVPLSAITTAEAIVGRNVIIRKL
- a CDS encoding 1-acyl-sn-glycerol-3-phosphate acyltransferase, with translation MPKCNDCLMNDLLTETEFDDIRPYRDAEVAEAMQRIADSRWLPQLAAFVFPDLNVEEVARLLRQIDTTRAFQRRVMYHFNEQVMRRSIEHFSCNGLQRLDPLHPYLFVSNHRDIVLDASLLQNALVDHGFETSEITFGANLMCDPLVIDIGRSNKMFRVERGGDAREFYRSSLHLSRYIRHVITQKRASVWIAQRNGRTKDGIDQTEQGLIKMFMQSADDEKVASLAALNIVPVAVSYEWEPCDLLKAAEMARSRHGKYVKQPGEDIHSILTGINQQKGKVHFEVCPPLTSEELSPLSALPLNEATRRIAELIDRRIIEAYRLMPTHRLAYSMLHPEEKPDWVADEGLKEMLIRRMQTLEEAEMRDIFLQIYAHPVVSKLKFSYPLS
- a CDS encoding enoyl-ACP reductase, yielding MSYNLLKGKRGVIFGALNDLSIAWKVAERCAEEGANIVLSNTEMALRMGELDALSKKINAPIVAADATNYDDLENVFVKAQELLGGKIDFVLHSIGMSPNVRKRRTYDDLDYNWLNKTLDISAISFHKMLQAAKKVDAIAEYGSVVALTYIASHRTFFGYNDMADAKSLLESIARSFGYIYGREKNVRINTISQSPTPTTAGKGIKDIDNMMDFSDKMSPLGNASALECADYCVTLFSDLTRKVTMQTLFHDGGFSNMGMSLRAMNQYSKDLAPYEDENGKVIYG
- a CDS encoding alpha/beta hydrolase; translation: MKRNLLLLLLLTALHATAQIQIWKGTCEKAPQVTLTPYLPEGKTVSRTAVIVCPGGSYHWLDMQTEGIEVAQWLNRNGIAAFVLRYRVAGVWAYISHYRLLFRGHRQPDMLRDVQRSIQLVRQNAAQWGIDAEKIGVMGFSAGGHLAMASAVFSGTNFLAPLGIRPQVTLRPNFVVPLYPVVTLADKRWVHKRSRKGILGEWGKYNRRMRDSLSLERHIPAGCPPVFLVNCQDDPIVKYGNSLLLDSALTAKGITHRYLLYKTGGHGFGASDTKGTPECRQWRQAFLDWLKETGF
- a CDS encoding 1-deoxy-D-xylulose-5-phosphate synthase produces the protein MYLEKIDSPKDLRALNVEELKGVAEEVRAAVLHRVSHHGGHVGPNLGATEAIVALHYVFDTPEDKLVFDVSHQSYPHKVLTGRAKGFLDDEALDAISGYSSPLESPVYDNFEVGHTSTSIALATGLQKGRDVLGGKENVIAFIGDGSLSGGEAFEGLDTAAEIGTNIIVVVNDNEMSIAENHGGIYANLKLLRNTRGQAELNLFRAFGFDYHYLEQGNDVKALVELFRQVKDTPRPTVVHIQTEKGHGYEPAVNDKEHWHYCAPFDLATGQTKEKGGGEYTPFLLGNFLMEEMKTDPTLVAISAGVPMALGFGPEQRRQMGRQYIDVGIAEEEAVALASGMAKRGARPVFSTFATFLQRTYDQLAQDLCVNGNPAVINVLGASVFGMNDFTHICFFDIPMFSHIPNLVYLAPTTFEELIAMERWAIRQEQYAVAIRVPAGETVHSNETYEEDYSQLNRFKVQRWGSEVAIIAVGNFFQKGETVTKALADEGIEATLINPRYLTGVDEALLERLKAEHRLVVTLEDGCIDGGFGERIARFYGPTDMKVLCLGIKKALYDRYNVEQLLHDNELLDEQIVAKVKQLLNNSSVRHTQ